The DNA sequence ATCTTTTAACATAATCAAATTGGCTGATAATTTTGATATTGAGATATCCTGATACCTAATAGACTGAATAATATTATGATAGGTTtgaaatgtgaacaaaaatcaCATGTATCATACATGAGGATGGATATTAACAATAAATGAATAGAATCAAATACAAAgaataaatcgatggtgaaatcaAGCCATGTATCTTGgcttgcgacattgcagacttccggccatattatttttatttaatgaaaaaataggtactcaacgtcaattcttgaaaacttgcgtgattttctttctttttgtgaaggaaattctgaaaaaactacAAGTAATGATGTTGATCTGTTCTCATTTTAAAGACATTAAAAAGGATTTGAGAAATAGATTTCAAAACACCAAAAACAAGATacttggtttgggagtttcaccgtcgaaatgtgaaTGATAGAAATCATCATAGAGAGGGGGAATAATACTATGACACACGCCACATAACATAATAGGCACATATCTCCAGCAATaatgacaatttaattttttgaacaaaaatgaaTAGAAGATGCATCTTCATCATTTCAAGTCAACGATGGCATTAAAACTATTGATTTTTCGTCTCACCAGCTTTACTTGCTGAGTTTCAGCATATGCTGATGCTCAGAAATCTATAATAGTGGAAgttggatttttaaaatttttcctcaataTTCAATAATATTTCCTTGGACATGTTGCTCAAATGGAATAATAGGAGAATTTTCTCATAGGATATTTGTAACGTCAAGTGTTAACTCTCTGCAAAATGTAGGTACCTGGAGCTCCAGCAAATTTTGCCAATGttcactccttttttttttttattcaggatgttttgaaagaaaaaaatgcgtaTATCGAGCAGTTATTGAAGGAGCAAGAGTTGGCACGATCTCAATTTACGAAAGCAGCAACCCAAGTTGGAGACACAGAACTCAAACTAAATACTCTACAGATTGAATTTGATCAAGTTAGTATTCTTTATTACATCATTTGGATCAAGTAACTTGGGAAGAGACCaatcctcatttttcaaaaaacttagttaagctttttgaaatcaaactACCTACGTCAAAATTTTATTGTATCAAAAGATGAAAAGTGTAAACTCATATTTGAAGTTATTGGGGTGAATCTAAGTGATTCATTCATAAAAGAAGACTTACCATCAATAATGGACTAAGTGCCAAAGAATCGAAGATTGAGTTAGAAGTTACATTTACTCTTAGCGCTCTGACCCCCTAAAGTTTTTTTGTGTCATTCATTCAACCGTTCTTCTGagttgatttccatgatttttgcagtTATCAACAAGTGGTAGCCCCTAGACAAGCTAGCTCCATCAAGATTCTGGGAACATTACCCaggtttttcatattttgtgttaaaattgTGAATTATGCCTTTCAAAGGATGAAtgtgttcaatttttatcaCGCAGTTCTTTCTGTTTCTTTTATGTACGTTTCACATaaagttttggttttttatgttgcatattttgctgtttttctgtttgtttctATCTCTGAAATGAGTGATTTTGAGAATTAAAAAGATTTTGAAGTCAACTTTGTTCAACAAACTTTTTAAACTTGAATTTCACTTATTTACTTAAAGAATAGCAACAAAAGGCTCCCTAACTcgaatattttaacaatttttttacacttttttaaaGTCCCAAAATAGTCAGTGCCACTATTGCAATAGGCTTAGTATTTTTCTgtgtatttttattcatttacgtTGTCCTGTTTCAGTTTCGTAAGGAGGTCGATGTGAATCGGAAGAAGTTTGAAGAAAGTATAGCtaaattagaaaaagaaaaacgagaATTGATAGAGCAACTAGACGATGAAAAACGCAAAAGTGAGGATCTCCAGTTCAGAGTCGAAGAAGAGTCCATCGAAAAAAGTGAACTCCAGGTacttaattttaagtttcagcagatagttttactttttttttcactgattcTACCTACTCAACAATGAATGGAAGTTCGTACTTTTGTCATTTAGGCTCTATCATACCCTTTTTACTAGTTTTTGCATTGTTGTGGAAATGATACAGTCAGTTCTTTTTATGCTAGCCATGCctgaagaaatacattgcatttttttatcaaagtcaCCATCAGAATGagcattatttttcaattttcttagcTGAAAGGTATATTAACTCCACTGGTTTTAAGCCcctcaaaaaaatgtaaataatatCATTAGTGTAGCatttattttagaattttagggagtaaaaattaaatgtccagctatttttctttggaatttgaGTTTTAAGGGAGGCATGCTTCTGAAAGCTCCCATGAAAATGCAGGTCAATCGATTTTACTGAATGACTTCTCTGACTCTGACTTCACTCTGTCATTATGTTGACCATTTTCTTGTGTCCAAAAATTGAACATTATTACTTTCATCTGTATAGGTTCACTTACTAGGCTGCAATGCCTAAAACTGAAATGAACTTTATTTTGCCTATTGTTCAACACATTTGTTTATCACATGTGTAATCGTTTGTTTTTCTCTTCCACAGACTCAAATTGAACAGCGGTCAAAAAGGGTAGCTGAATTAGAAACTTTAGTGAAAGAAGGGAATAGCAAACTTGGACAGACAGATGCTGAATCcaataaattatttgaaactgAAGAAGCGCTGTTAAAAGTGCGGGAAGAGCTGGAGGCCATCCGCAAATCATCCAAAACCAATGAAGAAACACTACGAAAACAGTTAAATGAAACTCAAACTAAACTAGACAATAGCGAAAAATTTGTCAAAGACCTACAAAACGAAGTAGAGAAACTCAGGGAAGAATCAGCCGCCAGCTTGAGTAAAACGGTTGAAGATTTGAATAACGAGATCTCCAAGCTAAGAATAGAATGCGATGAAGCTTCagacaaaatgaaaatcatGGAGCTTGAAAACACTAAATTAAAAGAGGAGGTCGAGTCTATGGAAAAGTTATCAAAATCCCACGAGGAAAGTTTGCAAAGTGAAtttaatattcaaattttgaaattcaaagagCAGATTCAGTTGTTAGAAAtagacaaaaaaagagagaaagaaaaggctGATGAACTAAGTGCGATAATAGATGAATTAAATAAGAACaaattagaagaagaaaaaaaattaagagactcTAATCTTGAATTAGAGAAGAAAATAACTTCACTTGTCAATGAATCAACGATGAATTTAGAATCAAAATCCAATAGCTAtgagaaaaaagtaaaggaCCTATTAAATGAGGTTAACGAAAAAACAAGCACGATAGAACAACTTAAATCTCAGCAAAAATTAGTGGAAGATAATGCTAAAAATCTTGAGATTAAATTACAGTTACAGCTGAATGATTTGCAAACATCTTTAGATCAAAAATCTAAAGAACTTgaacaattaaaaaaagataTGGAAGAAAAATTGTCCAATTCAAGCAAAGCGGAAGAAGATTCGCGTCTAGCTTTTGAGAAGAAATTAGGAGATAAAGTTGAAGAATGTaacaaattaaatgaaaaactatctTCGCGAGAAGTAGAAGTAACGGAACTGAAAACAGCCATGGAAACAAAGCTGtcagaatttaaaaatctggaagATAAATTATCAGAAGaattgaaaaaacgaaaatcattAGAGAATGAGCTTCAGTTAAGACTTGCCGAGAGCTCAGGTTCTGCCGAAAAAAACACAGAGCTCgctgaaactttgaaaaaacttcAGGATGAATTGGGAAGTAGCAACGAGAAACGGGAGCAACTTGAAGCCAAGTTGCTGAAAAAAGCAGAAGATTTTAAGgaacttgaagaaaaattaaaattagtccaAGCTGAGTTCTCAAACATcgaggaaaaattaagtaaaaaattagatgaatTTGAGACGGTTCAAAATAATTTAGCTTCAAAATCCTCAGAATGTGAGAAGTTAGCTGTAGAGTTAAAGGAGAAGGTGAATCTCGTAAAAACATcggaaaatgaattaaataaaatgaagggaaagcTGATTGAAGTCGAGGGAAAACACAGTGATGTAACCAAAAGTCTCGATCAACACCTACAAGAATTCAGAGAACAACAAGttgaaattgagaagaaaacaGAGGAGCTTGCTCGCATTAGTGAGGAATTGAAACTGAAAGACATTGAAATTAGCAAATCATCAGAAACCATCAAACGTAAGTTAAAAGATTCTAGTTCATGACTTCATCATATTTTACCTATTTCTACAGATAAAATTGAACTGATTCGTACTTTATTATATTACAGCTCTAAGGGCGCCTAAAAACCGCTGGAAATTCATGCCAGGAATTCCTCCTCCCATGTAACGCGCGACGCAGACCCACTGACCTCTCCCCGCTGACAGTCTCCTCCCTACCCGCCTGCCTTCCTCTCACCATGCACCGTGCCGCACGCGTTTCCCACTCCTTGGCTGCTCTCCGCATCGCGTTGCTGAGTGAGTTCAACCAGTGTCGATTCTCGACTGGTTGAGAGCGCAGCGCTATGCACCTCCTCTCGATTAAATGCTGCGATCGCTTTGGAACTCATGAAGAATTGAAGAGTGCAATCGATTCTCGAATTTTCTCGATTAATCAATTGTTGTGCCATAGAATATTCTAGGAGGCTCAGGAACATTCCGACCTGGGCGAGCAATTCCTGGCGCGCTTGCCCGAACCGACTGATGAGGCTCGTTTTCAATTATGATGTGAAGATTAGAATGCATGCATAGGCTTATTTACTTCTCCGCTTAAACTTGAATCAAGTAACTAAAACTTAAACTAAAGTAATTGTACACCTGTAAGTTCAGGAAATCAATAGCGATAAAACAGTAATTAAAAAGgatcaaacaaacaaacaacaaaaTAAGACTTTTAGTTCTAGGGACGACCTTGTGTACAGCCTCTAATCTTTAAAATATGTATTCTAAAAATATGACACAGAACAGAACCTGATTGTTTTCGAAAACTTCACTGCCTAATCTAGTAGTTGTTACTAATGATAGTCTCAGCTCCTTCTAATTAGGTGCAGTAGCTTAGCTCCAACGAAACTGATCCTGCtgtttaacttattttttatttttacccaaTATTCATTTCCAGAGTTGAACGATTCGATGGCAAATGCAGAAAGATCGATTGAAGAACAAACAGAAATTATTCGAaatttaaataatgaaaaaagtgACATGGGAAGGAAAATACAAGATTTGGAAGAAAAGTGTGAAAGCCTCATCCAGCAGAAacaaaaattggtaagtaacCTCTTTTGTAGCCTTAATTTGTGTGATGATTGATTTTTAAGTGCATTATACAAATCCATTTGctaaaatattactttttaaaTCGATTTGTTGTATCCTCTTGAGATAAACTTAGAGTATCTGAGTGGCCACTTTGTGCGTTTCactgaatttaaaatgaagattCTGAATGAGGAGACAAGAACAAAGTTACGATAGGAAACAAATCATTAGAGAAATAGATCAGTATTTGTATCACTTCTAAACCACAATCGCTGTCTACAACAAGCAGAGACAAAACACATAACGACTCAGTAGTGAAGCAGATGAGAATAGTAAGTGTAataggagggtatggattcgatcaacatgaatcaatcgacaccgattcgatcgacaaattgttaaaaaactggtgtcgattcgatcgacatgaatcgatcgaaaaattaaaacgtgattCAATAGACAttaatcgatcgacaccgattcgctcggcagttaatttaaaaacacccgtgtcgcttcgatcgacatgaatggatcgaaaactgaaaatgtgaattgatcgacaccgattcgatcgacaaaattcgattgactcacaggtttgtcaattgactcacgggtttgtcgattgactcacgggtttgtcgatcgactcacgggtttgtcgatcgattcatgtcgatccattcacgttttcatttttcgaacaattcatgtcgatcgaatccataccctccagtGTAATAAGGCTAATTGTAaatagaataataataataattaccaTCATAATATTACTATTTACGCAATGATACGATaatattacaaatatttacGAATAATATTACTATCGAAGCTAAACTCAGGTTCTGAAGAGGGAAGGAGAGGGAAATTTAGGACTGTCTGATAAACCCCTTCAGAGAAGGATGGGAGCCAGGGAGGGACGAAGGGACCTGACAGAGAAAGGGGGTCAACAAATCTAAAAATGTGCCTGGCTTCTTTGATGGACAGTCCcctatctttgaaattttgccgTATTGTACTTTCTAAATTGCAACAGATGCTTGGAAAGCTAGATATTTTACCAATGTTTTATTTACCTAATCATTGATTTATTTGTCACCTCCTTTATTTCTGCTTTTAGGAAGACAACATTTCGGAACTCATGAATAATTCCAGCAGTTCATCTGAGCAGCTGACCAGGCTTCATTCAGAGCTCAGAGAAAAAGGTCAAGAAGTTGAAGGGCTTAGAGAAGCGTTGAATGAAAAAACGAGAGCTGTTGAAAGAATTGAAGAAGACCTGCGACAGCAGTTAGAACTCCTCTCTGAAAAGAAGAGCAAATTGGAGGCTGcctcaaaagaagaaattgagaaattgAAGCAAGAGCATGCAAATAATTTAGCAGCTCTAAAAAGTACACATGAAGCATCATTAATGAATTCTTTAAATGAAATGGAGAAGGTTAAATCTGAATCGATCAGTACTGAAACAAATTTGAAAGAACAGATCAATCTTCTCATAGCAGAGAAAAAAGACCTCGAAACCAAGTTGGAGTCGTTTAAAGATAGAGAAACTCAGTTGGAATCGGAGTTGAAAGTTCTCCAAGAAGAAAAGCAGCAGATGGAAAAGGATCTAAAGGAAATCAGTGATGTGAAAGCTAAAACTGATTCTGACCTTGAGGCGCAACtagctgaaaaagaaaatagcaTAAAAAGATGCGAACACCAATTTGAAATGTTCCGACAGTCTGCCAACCTTATggaggaaaagttcaaaaagaaAGTGGAAGAACTTACTCAATCTTTATCCAAAAAAGATACTCTCCTAACCTCAGCAAATATTCAAATAGATGAGTTAAAAGTAGACTATGAGACAGCAGAGGCCAGGATACAGGATTTGAAAACTAAAGTCAgtaagaagaaagaaaagattgAAATGCTGAACAGAGAGTTACAAGATACCAAAaatattgctaaaaatttgcagactgctgtaacagaaaaaattgagttgttggAGAAACAGGAGAAAGAAATACAATGCCTCAAAGCAGAAAAAGAATCTTCCGTCCTAACTGccgaggaaaaaatcaggaaccTTGCTGATTTAGAGAAAACTCAATCACAGTTTGCTGAAAAAGAGGTTTCTTTAGTAAAAGAAATTGAGAGTCTGAAGTCTGAAAGTAATAAAATCAATGAAGACATGAAGGCCAAAGAAAATCAACTTCAAGATTTacgtacaaaaattgaaaatcttcagAGAGACAGGGTAGACAAAGAGAATGATTTGAACAAAGAAATCGAGACTTTGAACGTCGAAAAAAATCGCATTAGTCAAATACTcgaagaaaaagatgaaaaattgaaatctttaTACGCTGAGATTGAAAGTATCTCCCACAAAACGGCTGAAAAGGAAACCCTGctcaaagttaaaattgaaaatcagcAGAAAGAGTCAGAAGAACTTACAAAGCAATTAGCTGAAAAGAGTAGTCAGATTCAAATAGTTAGTTCAGAGCTTGAACTTCTGCAATCTAAAAATCACTCTCTCAACGATGAGCTGTCTGAGAAGACAAACAAGATAAAAACTCTGACTGAAGAGTTGAACTCTCTGAAACAAAGTATTGCCCAAAATAGTTCAGATAAAGACAAGATTATTtgtgagaaaaataatattatttcGGATTTGCAGCAAGAAAAAACGGCTAGTCTTAAATCTTTCAATGCCGAAGTAGAATCTTTACAAAAATCAAACAACATTTTGTCCGCTGAGTTAGCAGCTAAAAATTTGTCTCTTACTTCTTTGACGGAAGAAATAAGCAACTTGAAGCAAAACATATCAACCAATTCTGAAAACAAAGACAGTGCcttatttgaaaaagaaaaaatcattgcAGAGTTAAAAACGgaaaaagaaaatgtcaacTCTAATCTAAGCTCTCTCATCACCAAATATGAGGATTTGAAGACAAGGTTCGAGAAAGAAAGAGCTAGTCTTgaagaaaagctaaaaattaacgaaaaagaACAGAAAGCTCTGGCTGAATTGAAATCTACACTGTAAGTACTATTTCTCAATTTATTTACTATTCTATCAGTTTTTGGACCATTAAAAAACTTCCCATTAAAAATTTAGCTCATGActgaattatttaaaatcaagtGCATACTTTTTGTAATGCATACATCATGTGCAAAATTTGCTCCTTAATTGATCTTTAGAATCCCATTTTATGCAGAGCTAACAAAAAGGATAAGTTATGTCCGGCGGCTACCCTTCATAAATGCACCTCTTTCAAAATCCCTCTCATAAAACTGATTTCAttcaaagtttaatttttcagcatAAACTGATTTtaatcaagtaaaaaaaaactgccccTCCAAGTTTTCTTTTTACTCGTAGCATTGTCTTGAATCTTTATCAATATATTCACCTGACCATAAGATGTTTCAAATATTaggagcattttttgttgtaatcCGTtattaatgtaaaatttcatattttcttcttttgtgttattttaagttttcttttttattattatattttcttGCCACAGTTTTATTACAAAGAAGCACTTAAAATCGTACAAAATTAGTAACTTTAACTGTAATTTTTACATGGCTACAGAAAGGTTGAAAATGATTTAACTCGGGAACTGGAAAGGCGAATGAAAGAAGATGCTATCAAGCATCAAGAATTGTTAGCTCGGGTTGACTCTGTCCATCAGTTAACAAAGAGTTTTTCACCAGGACAGGACTCAGATTTCAGCCAATAAACAAAAGCATCTTTCAAAAACTTTCCATTTAGTGTAATTCAAGAGGTAACAAATAGAAACTACATATCTCACTGTTACATACATATCTgcaattgattttgttttttgtcttcCCTTTCTTGAGGAAACTAATGGGGCGCAAGGAGTCAAACTCAGGATTTTAGCTCCTAAATTAGCTAGAAAAAGGGTTACTTCTAATTCTTTCTTATAGTGAAAACATTAGAGGCCAAAATACACAGCAACAGCATGCGGAGTAGGGAGCAAGAAAACttttacttcattttgcaacTCTGTTAATTGAAGTGATAGCAATGGTTGTCAGACCTGTTTGACTTCTTGTTTTGACCCTCGTTTTCACATGATGAAAAGAACTCAAAGTTCGCTTGGGTGGTataatttaatttgtttcatGGTGACGGAATAATGGAGGAATTTATAGCGTCTGATACTGCTTTTCTTTAATAGCAGATGTACTATTTACTTCCACATCAGCTTTCAAAAATCGCGTAATTCTCTCGACTCGTTCATTTTTGCCAGGTGCTACATGGACCTTGTAAAGTATctaatatttttcatgttttttataTGATCCATTCATTACAGTTTGGTTTTTTCTCAACAGTTTCCAgttctttaaaatgtttgccTTCTTAAGTCTGCATTCTGTAATTTCTGTGCCTCTTAGTGCCTCAGTTTAACCCATCTACTCGTAGGTAGTAAGAACCAGCTTTCTCATGAAACTTAGGTGCTATTGTAAATATGCTTAATAGTCACAGCATTTTTGCCCAAATAGCTCTTAAGATCATAACAAACATTTAGTAAATAATCCATCCTTAtcaatcaagaaaattttgtaaaaatatttacaaaatttaccctaaaaatatttacaagactGGGGAGAGTCGAAATATGATTATGGATTGAGATaaatgctgaaaaaattcagtcaaataATTTAACATCCTCTGAGAGGAATATTCATGTATTCAAGCTATAATTTTTCCCAAATCCTTTTGTCATAATAGTCTTCCATTTGCTGTGCATTTCATTCAATCCTCATTCTTTGCTGCCCAAAATGAGAGAAAGCTTTTGACGAAGTTCGTGAAATCAGCACGGGCCAGCGGGAACACAAGAAAACATTCTGCTGAGCTCGCCATTATTCAGGGTGATTTTGGACCTGTTTTCGTAGGAGGAACCTATTTGCATAtccaaaaaataagtaaatgagTCAGTCCAAGCACTAATGGGCTAATATTCACGGTCACTATTTCAGTTCCAGGGCATCCCTGCGTACAATGATTGACTGTTTTAAACCCTAGTGTTGTTCAATTGCTCCCCAACAACTAATGCATCAGTAACGTTGACTGTGTGTAGGTTAAAAGTTGACCTGTTTCtttggaaataaatattttttatcatcaaacaTCTCCGTGGAATAAGAGATACTACATTtccggaaaaaaaggaaagggggCATAGGTTTCTTTCATCATGTTTTCtcactgatttttgtttttttatttcgttGCTTCGAAACCCGCTCTCTCTTCCCCCTCCTGCTCTCGCTCCCGATCTTATAATTGAAGAGTATGCACCCACCTCTGCAACACAGGAGCTACCATAACTAAAACCAAGCGATTCGTTGGTACTACTAGCTGATGGCTAGTAATTATTCGCCAGAAGTAGCTTAGTTGTTAATCGTCTGCACCATGACAGCAGCAAAATCataacttgaaaaattttacttaaatcatTTTCATCAGTAAAAATCCACTCTCCGATCTAGAAATTCATGACAAATTTGTAATCTCTGATAGTATTCCCTTTCAGTATTCTTATTCGTATGATGTCATTGAGATTTTCTCGTGCCAGTTTTAGAACCTTTAACTTAAATTTAAGGTCAATCACAGGGAAAGTTAAGGCTTCCAGTATATCAGTAGACAGCTCTGTCCCTTCAACAGGTCTGTTGCGAATGAACTCAACACCATGAACTGAGATAGACTCAACATGAAATGGAGAGTCCACTAAGCCAAATAACCTTGTTACTGGCCGGATAAGGAGACAAACTTTgaacaaataattttgctcactTTTTTATCCTAAAggaatagtttatttttttccacaatattaaatttaaatttgtcaTTGTGACAAAAGACCATGATGTAATTTGTTTAAGTTCAATAGgtattgaagaataaaaaatctttcATCAGTATGGTACTAAGAAATGAAGATTTAGCTGTCAGTATAGTGGAACGAATAACAGTAAAACAATCTCAGTAAATGTAAATCCCCTTTTACTGGTGGGAAAGATTTTGATTAACGTGTGCTTTTTTCTCCATGTCACcttttaagttttgaaattttttgaaaatgttcatgttcagtgcttttgaagatttttattcACAAAAATACTGAATAGAACATTACCtcagcattattttcttttttctgatttcagaGAGAAGGAGAGTGAAGCAAGCAAGAAGCAGATAATTGAAATGAGCCATACATTAAATACTAAGAATGAGGAAATGTCATCGATGATATCAGAACTGGACACATTAAGGAGAGCCATGGTTGATGCAGCACAAGTTCAATCTGAATTAAACGCTCTGAAGTTTGAGAGAGACGAACTTTTGATCAAACTTGGTTCTGTGCAAGCATCGGCAACTCAATCTCTAATTGATGCTAAAAGCGGAGGTAGCTTACTTTATCACATTTTTTATCACCACTTTCaggatattttatgaaaaagactgaaaatttgaaatatcttGAAACTTCAACTCTGGAAAGACAACCATTAGCGCTGCACATGATATCAAACTTTGCCTCAGTTTGGTTTGGGGCTCATTGCTTTGAGTACATTCTGAgcactattttttcatttttgaatagtAAATCCAGACGAATATTTTACAATGATGAACAGTTGTAATTTTAGTTAATTGAATGATAAATACCTGAAGTAAGAGGGTTCATATGTTTCTGTAATTTGCAGTGAAATTAatgccaaaatttttttgcagttttacgtATGCATTTTGTTGATGAATTGAGTCAGGGAACTTTGATGATTTTGTTCTGAGAGatcctggaaaagtcaggaaatgcTTCTCTGAAAAGTCTGTAGACACCTTGTATGTACCTTATACATGTTATATTAGCGTGCCAAAATAACCTTATGGATGGGGCAGCAATTCAACTATAGCAGAAAGTACACGCTATTCAATAcattaaatgcgtttttctctaAACTGTGATCTCAACTGTGAGTCAGCCTTCTCACCAAGGAAATTCTCAATAAGGGAAATCTTGCTATTAAAGTCGCTTTGTGTTTGCACAGATCCTGCCTTCAAGCAGTTACTAGAAGAGAAAGAATTAGCCGACAGCCAGGTTAATTTCTTGAATTCCATCATAGCTGACCAGCAAAAGAAACTTGACTCTCTTAACAATCAGCTGGAACAACTTTATCTGGATCCCAACACAGC is a window from the Bemisia tabaci chromosome 5, PGI_BMITA_v3 genome containing:
- the CLIP-190 gene encoding uncharacterized protein CLIP-190 isoform X18, producing the protein MRVSLRDILLGSIDENDEFVAPLSINRRRSSERRFSNASVVLTEDTDSFIIGDRVWVGGAKPGQIAYIGETQFGPGEWAGIVLDEPIGKNDGSVAGVRYFQCEPKKGVFSRLTRLTKHSLDSGTLTGLLTGTADARKSSISTPQPRKYSAASTPSMVSPTSSVKSYSLTTPSRKASSGELKVGDRVIVSSNQGSKAGILRYKGPVDFQPGEWCGVELDEPMGKNDGSVAGRRYFECAPNFGLFAQSSKVSRSPIGANRRPSCAVHNSAIKRSGSRESLQSSFSTSTAASGIPTMRKPAIRASVPATPSRTPLQDVLKEKNAYIEQLLKEQELARSQFTKAATQVGDTELKLNTLQIEFDQFRKEVDVNRKKFEESIAKLEKEKRELIEQLDDEKRKSEDLQFRVEEESIEKSELQTQIEQRSKRVAELETLVKEGNSKLGQTDAESNKLFETEEALLKVREELEAIRKSSKTNEETLRKQLNETQTKLDNSEKFVKDLQNEVEKLREESAASLSKTVEDLNNEISKLRIECDEASDKMKIMELENTKLKEEVESMEKLSKSHEESLQSEFNIQILKFKEQIQLLEIDKKREKEKADELSAIIDELNKNKLEEEKKLRDSNLELEKKITSLVNESTMNLESKSNSYEKKVKDLLNEVNEKTSTIEQLKSQQKLVEDNAKNLEIKLQLQLNDLQTSLDQKSKELEQLKKDMEEKLSNSSKAEEDSRLAFEKKLGDKVEECNKLNEKLSSREVEVTELKTAMETKLSEFKNLEDKLSEELKKRKSLENELQLRLAESSGSAEKNTELAETLKKLQDELGSSNEKREQLEAKLLKKAEDFKELEEKLKLVQAEFSNIEEKLSKKLDEFETVQNNLASKSSECEKLAVELKEKVNLVKTSENELNKMKGKLIEVEGKHSDVTKSLDQHLQEFREQQVEIEKKTEELARISEELKLKDIEISKSSETIKQLNDSMANAERSIEEQTEIIRNLNNEKSDMGRKIQDLEEKCESLIQQKQKLEDNISELMNNSSSSSEQLTRLHSELREKGQEVEGLREALNEKTRAVERIEEDLRQQLELLSEKKSKLEAASKEEIEKLKQEHANNLAALKSTHEASLMNSLNEMEKVKSESISTETNLKEQINLLIAEKKDLETKLESFKDRETQLESELKVLQEEKQQMEKDLKEISDVKAKTDSDLEAQLAEKENSIKRCEHQFEMFRQSANLMEEKFKKKVEELTQSLSKKDTLLTSANIQIDELKVDYETAEARIQDLKTKVSKKKEKIEMLNRELQDTKNIAKNLQTAVTEKIELLEKQEKEIQCLKAEKESSVLTAEEKIRNLADLEKTQSQFAEKEVSLVKEIESLKSESNKINEDMKAKENQLQDLRTKIENLQRDRVDKENDLNKEIETLNVEKNRISQILEEKDEKLKSLYAEIESISHKTAEKETLLKVKIENQQKESEELTKQLAEKSSQIQIVSSELELLQSKNHSLNDELSEKTNKIKTLTEELNSLKQSIAQNSSDKDKIICEKNNIISDLQQEKTASLKSFNAEVESLQKSNNILSAELAAKNLSLTSLTEEISNLKQNISTNSENKDSALFEKEKIIAELKTEKENVNSNLSSLITKYEDLKTRFEKERASLEEKLKINEKEQKALAELKSTLEKESEASKKQIIEMSHTLNTKNEEMSSMISELDTLRRAMVDAAQVQSELNALKFERDELLIKLGSVQASATQSLIDAKSGDPAFKQLLEEKELADSQVNFLNSIIADQQKKLDSLNNQLEQLYLDPNTAFNPVKEKKIPAPRLFCDICDEFDLHETEDCPQQASESPPPERRTKTGVKPEPRPYCENCEVFGHDTEDCDKDETY